GCAGGAAATTAAACCAAAAGGTTTATTACCACCACACCGGCTATCTTGGCCACTTAAAGGAAACTAAGATGAAAACGATTTTTGAAAAAGATCCAGGCGAGCTGTTTAGAAAAGTCCTTCGGGGCATGCTGCCAAAGAATAAGTGGCGGGATAAGCTTTTAAAGAGAATTAAGTTTGTTAATGATTAAATAAAATGGCGGAGAAAAAGACAACGGCAAAAAAATCTGTTCAAAAAGAAAAATCCGGTGGAGTTGCGGCTAAGAAAAAAACGGTTAAGCCGGAAAAATACTCTCGGGCTTTGGGCAGACGCAAATCTGCCACCGCTGTGGCTAAACTTTATCAAAATAAAAAAGAGATTATTTTTAACGGGAAAAATATAGCTGATTATTTTCCG
This genomic window from Patescibacteria group bacterium contains:
- the rplM gene encoding 50S ribosomal protein L13; this translates as MSIQEKAKQNKKAYEIDAAGKPIGRLASLVAGLLLGKDSASYEKHWPMEREIKIKNIGKVKFTGRKLNQKVYYHHTGYLGHLKETKMKTIFEKDPGELFRKVLRGMLPKNKWRDKLLKRIKFVND